The following coding sequences are from one Neurospora crassa OR74A linkage group I, whole genome shotgun sequence window:
- a CDS encoding delta-1-pyrroline-5-carboxylate dehydrogenase yields MSARRLQRLSLTTSSGLRSARTSSTTINSALLRPQLYNQRSRTAIPSIVRTNSTLATFKVPTVANEPNQHYAKGSESRHKLTEAYTALSKNLPVDVPINIRGRTLSKADTKYQVNPADHQQKIANYAVATPEMVNLAINAALNAKPAWESLPFADRAAVFLKAADLISTKYRYELMAATMLGQGKNAWQAEIDAAAELCDFLRFNVQYAEQLYAQQPAHNSPGVWNRVEYRPLEGFVYAVTPFNFTAIAGNLPGVAALLGNVVVWKPSDSAILSNYLLYKVLLEAGLPPDVIQFIPGDPELVTKEVLAHKDFAALHYTGSTAVFRKLYGQIGAGVAEGRYRSYPRIVGETGGKNFHLVHKSADLRNAVVQTVRGAFEYQGQKCSATSRLYVAKSIWPDFQELLVQETEKLKVGPPHDHGNFMGPVIHAASFKKLSTAIDEGKKDPDLQLIAGGEYDSSVGYYVKPTIFVSKTPDHKLFSTELFGPVLTVYVYDDYVDSTTSIYDIIDGATEYGLTGSIFASDRSVIRFAEEKLRNSAGNFYINCKSTGAVVGQQPFGGSRASGTNDKAGSINLLSRFVSMRSIKEEFNSTTTVTYPSNEVE; encoded by the exons ATGTCGGCACGGAGGCTTCAGAGGCTGTCTCTTACCACTTCGAGTGGTCTGAGATCAGCTCGCACATCCTCGACTACCATCAACTCTGCATTGCTAAGGCCGCAGCTATATAACCAGAGATCCAGGACAGCCATACCCAGCATCGTCAGGACGAACTCTACCCTCGCAACCTTCAAAGTCCCTACAGTGGCCAACGAGCCCAAT CAACACTATGCCAAAGGCTCAGAATCACGACACAAGCTCACGGAAGCTTATACGGCGCTTTCAAAGAATCTTCCTGTCGACGTTCCCATTAACATCCGCGGAAGGACG CTTAGCAAAGCAGACACCAAGTACCAGGTGAACCCCGCCGATCACCAACAGAAAATAGCCAATTATGCCGTGGCAACCCCCGAAATGGTCAACCTGGCTATCAATGCCGCCCTGAACGCAAAGCCGGCATGGGAAAGCTTGCCCTTCGCTGACAGAGCGGCAGTCTTCCTCAAGGCCGCCGATCTGATTAGCACCAAGTATCGCTACGAGTTGATGGCCGCAACAATGTTGGGCCAAGGCAAGAACGCCTGGCAGGCCGAAATCGATGCCGCTGCTGAGCTCTGTGACTTTCTCCGCTTCAACGTCCAATATGCGGAGCAACTATACGCTCAGCAACCGGCACATAACTCCCCCGGTGTCTGGAACCGTGTCGAGTACAGGCCACTTGAGGGCTTTGTCTATGCCGTCACCCCGTTCAACTTCACTGCCATTGCGGGCAACCTTCCAGGCGTGGCAGCACTGCTGGGCAATGTTGTGGTCTGGAAGCCGAGCGATTCCGCGATCCTCAGCAACTACCTTCTGTACAAGGTCCTTCTCGAAGCGGGACTCCCGCCCGATGTCATTCAGTTCATCCCCGGCGATCCTGAGTTGGTGACAAAGGAAGTGCTCGCGCACAAGGACTTTGCggctctacactacacaggCAGCACTGCCGTCTTCCGTAAGCTCTATGGCCAGATTGGCGCTGGCGTTGCTGAGGGTAGGTATCGATCATATCCTCGCATTGTTGGCGAAACCGGTGGCAAGAACTTCCACCTGGTTCACAAGTCTGCCGATCTACGAAACGCTGTTGTCCAGACGGTCCGCGGTGCATTCGAATACCAGGGCCAGAAGTGCAGCGCCACTTCCCGACTGTACGTTGCCAAGTCGATTTGGCCAGATTTCCAGGAGCTTCTCGTCCAAGAAACGGAGAAGTTGAAAGTTGGCCCACCTCATGATCATGGAAACTTCATGGGCCCGGTCATTCATGCCGCCTCTTTCAAGAAGCTGAGCACGGCTATTGACGAGGGCAAAAAAGACCCAGACCTCCAGCTAATTGCAGGAGGAGAATACGACAGCTCGGTTGGTTACTACGTCAAGCCAACCATCTTTGTGTCCAAGACGCCAGACCATAAACTCTTTTCGACGGAGCTGTTCGGACCCGTCTTGACGGTCTACGTCTATGATGACTACGTAGACAGcactacctctatctacGACATCATCGACGGAGCTACGGAATATGGGCTGACGGGCTCAATCTTTGCAAGTGACCGGAGCGTTATCCGGTTCGCAGAGGAGAAACTCCGCAACTCGGCAGGAAACTTCTACATTAACTGCAAGAGTACGGGTGCTGTTGTAGGCCAGCAGCCATTTGGTGGCAGCCGAGCGAGCGGGACCAATGACAAGGCCGGCAGCATCAACCTCCTGAGTCGGTTTGTTAGCATGAGAAGCATCAAGGAGGAATTTAACTCGACGACCACGGTGACATATCCCAGCAATGAGGTCGAGTAG